In Candidatus Cloacimonadota bacterium, one genomic interval encodes:
- a CDS encoding SPASM domain-containing protein, which produces MIVIFQQIKDFFLFFVKLEISRRNLHTKLIPYYKCNLRIFFIRVFIRIRYFIFCEIGSGKQYKNIDFISADLETYAYCNRKCDFCFNSNRFKQREKGIMPTGTWKKIINELGEMSFYGRISPHFYGEPLLDNRLPELVKYAREKCPNSYIFISTNGDYLDDKLFRKLVKNGTNRFFVTNYDDKEKSLLNELAEKYPAHITVRNYKDFVKLDRAGEIFGRKKTLNRPCLRPSGQLVINWKGEVLLCCNDYYARCKFGNVNTQTISKIWNSKEFKDCRLRLQKGKRWSISICKYCDEIGSVPW; this is translated from the coding sequence ATGATTGTGATTTTTCAGCAAATCAAAGATTTCTTTCTGTTTTTTGTAAAATTGGAAATATCCAGACGAAATTTACACACAAAATTAATTCCATATTATAAGTGTAATCTTCGTATTTTTTTCATTAGAGTTTTCATTAGAATTAGGTATTTTATTTTTTGTGAAATTGGATCAGGAAAGCAATATAAAAATATTGATTTTATCTCCGCTGATTTGGAAACATATGCTTATTGCAACCGAAAATGTGATTTTTGTTTCAACAGCAATCGTTTTAAGCAGAGAGAAAAAGGAATAATGCCAACCGGAACTTGGAAAAAGATTATTAATGAACTTGGTGAGATGAGTTTTTACGGACGCATTTCTCCTCATTTTTACGGAGAACCCTTGTTAGATAACCGTTTACCAGAATTAGTAAAGTATGCGAGAGAAAAATGTCCCAATTCTTATATTTTTATCTCTACAAATGGTGATTATTTGGATGACAAATTGTTTAGAAAACTGGTAAAAAATGGGACAAATCGGTTTTTTGTAACTAATTATGATGATAAAGAAAAATCTCTATTGAATGAATTGGCAGAGAAATATCCCGCTCATATTACTGTGCGAAATTATAAAGATTTTGTAAAACTTGATAGAGCAGGTGAAATATTTGGTAGAAAGAAGACACTTAATAGACCATGCTTACGTCCTTCAGGACAACTTGTGATTAACTGGAAAGGAGAGGTTTTGCTTTGCTGTAATGATTATTATGCAAGATGCAAATTTGGAAATGTGAATACTCAAACAATATCAAAAATTTGGAATAGCAAAGAATTTAAAGACTGCCGATTAAGATTGCAAAAAGGCAAGAGATGGTCTATCTCAATTTGTAAATATTGTGACGAAATAGGAAGTGTTCCTTGGTAA